From Vogesella sp. XCS3, the proteins below share one genomic window:
- a CDS encoding Rossmann-like and DUF2520 domain-containing protein yields the protein MQTLNIVGAGRLGQSVGRLAAVAGYRIGSVYCRSLASAQAACAFIGRGVPVASLQVLQPAELTLLAVPDARIAEVAAQLAATGTLGAGQVAFHASGACEAALLAPLAAQGVYCASLHPAFSFAEPARAVASFAGTRCALEGDQRAFAGLQALAHAIGGQPFILAPGGKVAYHAALAVASNYLVTLHELALQLAGQAGIRAQDAQVLLGDLMQKTLANSLALGPAAALTGPIVRGDAQTVVRHRAVMNPGQDALYCALGQATLNLAALRLDEAQQAAVAAALGGAS from the coding sequence ATGCAAACATTGAATATCGTCGGGGCTGGCCGCCTGGGCCAGAGCGTCGGCCGCCTGGCCGCCGTGGCAGGCTACCGTATCGGTAGTGTGTATTGTCGCAGCCTGGCGTCTGCACAGGCGGCTTGTGCCTTTATCGGGCGGGGTGTGCCGGTGGCTAGCCTGCAGGTATTGCAGCCGGCTGAGCTGACCTTGCTGGCGGTGCCGGATGCGCGCATTGCCGAGGTGGCAGCGCAGCTGGCGGCTACGGGTACCTTGGGCGCAGGGCAGGTGGCATTTCATGCCAGCGGCGCGTGCGAGGCGGCCTTGCTGGCCCCGCTAGCGGCGCAGGGTGTTTATTGCGCCAGCCTGCACCCGGCGTTTTCGTTTGCCGAGCCGGCGCGCGCGGTGGCCAGTTTTGCAGGAACCCGCTGTGCGCTAGAAGGCGACCAGCGCGCGTTCGCCGGCTTACAAGCGCTGGCACATGCTATTGGCGGGCAGCCTTTCATACTGGCGCCGGGTGGCAAGGTGGCCTACCACGCGGCTCTGGCGGTGGCGTCCAATTATCTGGTGACGCTGCATGAGCTGGCTTTACAGCTGGCGGGGCAGGCAGGCATCCGCGCGCAGGATGCTCAGGTATTGTTGGGCGACCTGATGCAGAAAACGCTGGCCAATAGTCTGGCGCTGGGGCCGGCGGCCGCACTGACTGGCCCCATCGTGCGCGGCGATGCCCAGACCGTGGTGCGCCATCGCGCCGTGATGAACCCAGGCCAGGATGCACTGTATTGTGCGCTAGGGCAGGCGACACTCAACCTGGCCGCCCTGCGGCTGGATGAGGCGCAGCAGGCTGCCGTGGCGGCGGCTTTGGGTGGGGCAAGCTAA